A window of Candidatus Saccharibacteria bacterium contains these coding sequences:
- a CDS encoding ABC transporter ATP-binding protein, giving the protein MARRNYYSLRSYISYIATFKWRFVFVFSFFIIAGALLTLVPVLIGQLTASLTTQPLDTDRIYWLTGALAAVSIAHSIFWHSAELLYVKLLLSRAYEYEDMVFRAVINQKYPYFVGKFTGKIGSYVSTLSSEFRQFLSRVCYSYGDLLIKLPALVIIMFSVNTMTGLIFVGSILVMFAAGRLSVGKMNSAEQQAADAKSTMDGRTIDVISNFVSIKAFKKEAAEFYRIRRHREEVKDTAKRSYLWAVTFWSTMSLVVRWLVWPLTILLNVQLFIQGEISIAQLITFLSAIVIFSEYVWTVVFHTSQLTLVLSRMEESYRYLFGEGDIVREFIRSRDEGKLFTDKKPPAYTDVMELHGLSFSYPDQPEERVLDDIRLSIKKNEKVGIVGRSGSGKTTLTKLLLGYYDIPPGVLTVDGESIDATQLVHLVSYVPQDTSLFHRSISGNIAYGADHHVSQEDIVAAAKRAHAHEFIQKTPQQYEAVVGERGIKLSMGQRQRIAIARAFLDNKPLLVLDEATSALDSESEVLVQEALEDLWHEKTVIAIAHRLSTLRNMDRIVVMEDGRIIEQGSHRELLAKKGHYWRLWQHQSDGMIE; this is encoded by the coding sequence GTGGCGCGTCGCAACTATTATTCACTCCGCTCCTACATCAGCTATATTGCGACCTTCAAGTGGCGCTTCGTTTTCGTCTTTTCCTTCTTTATCATTGCCGGCGCCTTACTGACGCTGGTGCCGGTGCTGATCGGGCAGCTCACTGCCAGTCTGACCACCCAGCCGCTCGATACCGACCGCATCTACTGGCTTACCGGGGCGCTGGCGGCCGTCAGCATCGCCCATAGCATCTTTTGGCACTCAGCGGAGCTGCTCTACGTCAAGTTGCTGCTGAGCCGGGCCTACGAGTACGAGGACATGGTCTTCCGGGCGGTCATCAACCAGAAATATCCGTACTTCGTCGGCAAGTTCACCGGCAAGATCGGCAGCTACGTCAGTACGCTGAGCAGTGAGTTCCGCCAGTTCCTGAGCCGCGTCTGTTATAGCTATGGCGATCTGCTGATCAAGCTGCCGGCGCTGGTCATCATCATGTTCAGCGTCAACACTATGACCGGCCTTATCTTCGTCGGTTCGATCCTGGTCATGTTCGCTGCCGGCCGCCTCAGCGTGGGGAAGATGAATAGTGCCGAGCAGCAGGCGGCTGACGCCAAATCGACCATGGATGGCCGCACTATCGACGTCATTTCCAACTTCGTCAGCATCAAGGCCTTCAAGAAGGAGGCGGCCGAGTTTTACCGTATCCGCCGCCACCGCGAGGAGGTCAAGGATACGGCCAAACGCTCCTACCTCTGGGCGGTGACGTTCTGGTCGACCATGAGCCTGGTGGTGCGCTGGCTGGTCTGGCCGCTGACCATCCTGCTCAACGTGCAGTTGTTCATCCAGGGAGAGATCTCCATCGCACAGCTGATTACTTTCCTCTCGGCCATCGTCATCTTCTCGGAATATGTCTGGACGGTGGTGTTCCATACCTCGCAGCTGACCTTGGTGCTTTCGCGTATGGAGGAATCGTACCGCTACCTGTTTGGGGAGGGGGACATTGTCCGCGAGTTCATCAGGAGCCGCGATGAGGGCAAGCTCTTTACTGATAAGAAGCCGCCGGCCTATACGGATGTTATGGAGCTGCACGGCCTGTCGTTCTCCTATCCGGACCAGCCGGAGGAGCGGGTGCTGGATGATATCCGCCTGAGCATTAAGAAGAACGAGAAGGTCGGCATCGTCGGGCGCAGCGGCTCCGGCAAGACGACGCTGACCAAGCTGCTGCTGGGGTACTATGATATTCCGCCGGGTGTGCTGACCGTCGACGGTGAATCAATTGACGCCACCCAGCTGGTCCACCTGGTGTCGTATGTGCCGCAGGATACCTCGCTCTTTCACCGCTCCATCAGCGGCAATATCGCCTATGGCGCGGATCATCATGTCTCGCAGGAGGATATCGTGGCAGCCGCTAAACGCGCCCACGCTCACGAGTTCATCCAGAAGACGCCGCAGCAATACGAAGCGGTAGTGGGTGAGCGCGGTATCAAGCTGTCGATGGGGCAGCGGCAGCGCATCGCCATCGCCCGGGCTTTCCTGGACAACAAGCCGCTGCTGGTGCTGGACGAAGCCACCAGTGCCCTGGATTCTGAGAGCGAAGTGCTGGTGCAGGAGGCCCTGGAGGATCTGTGGCATGAGAAGACGGTCATCGCCATCGCCCACCGGCTGTCGACGCTGCGCAACATGGACCGGATCGTCGTCATGGAGGACGGGCGCATCATCGAGCAGGGCAGTCACCGCGAACTGCTGGCCAAAAAAGGCCATTACTGGCGGCTCTGGCAGCACCAGAGCGATGGCATGATTGAGTAG
- a CDS encoding M15 family metallopeptidase: protein MKNARTLAAHWWPVLATILLIIGGFIALLLLTQPSPQPARRDAAQEPQKQAIADTPSSPDGEAPSAPKPPTFNKLRHSTATAGSLWVVANKQHPLNPKDYAPKEVATVQGVSVAVVARDDLQALLAAAAKDGHTLKLISGYRSHGQQHTLHEDYAREYGREATETFSARPGYSEHQTGLTVDFGTTSGDCHLNACFGGTPEGKWLAEHSYEYGFILRYLEGKEAITGYEPESWHFRYVGRELAAEIHARGYPTLEEFFGISGGTSY, encoded by the coding sequence ATGAAAAACGCCCGCACCCTCGCCGCCCACTGGTGGCCCGTCCTCGCCACCATCCTCCTGATCATCGGCGGCTTCATTGCGCTGTTGCTCCTGACGCAACCATCTCCGCAGCCAGCTAGGCGGGACGCTGCGCAGGAGCCACAAAAACAGGCCATAGCCGACACGCCCTCCTCGCCCGACGGGGAAGCGCCATCCGCCCCCAAACCACCCACCTTCAACAAACTCCGCCACTCCACCGCCACCGCCGGCAGCCTCTGGGTCGTCGCCAACAAACAGCACCCGCTCAACCCCAAGGACTACGCGCCTAAAGAGGTGGCGACCGTCCAAGGCGTCTCCGTGGCAGTGGTGGCCCGTGATGACCTGCAGGCCCTGCTGGCGGCGGCCGCCAAAGACGGCCACACCCTCAAACTCATCAGCGGCTATCGCTCGCACGGCCAGCAGCACACCCTGCATGAGGACTACGCCCGCGAATATGGCCGCGAGGCCACCGAGACCTTCAGTGCCCGGCCCGGTTACTCCGAACACCAGACCGGCCTAACTGTTGATTTTGGTACAACATCTGGTGATTGTCACCTCAACGCTTGCTTCGGCGGCACGCCGGAAGGCAAGTGGCTGGCGGAGCATTCCTACGAGTACGGCTTCATATTGCGCTACCTGGAGGGCAAGGAGGCCATCACCGGCTACGAGCCGGAAAGCTGGCATTTCCGCTACGTGGGGCGGGAGCTGGCGGCCGAGATCCACGCCCGCGGCTATCCCACCCTGGAAGAATTCTTTGGCATAAGCGGCGGCACCAGCTACTAA
- a CDS encoding cupin, giving the protein METIPQVIQWSHPEPATEELVKQEIRASGLSAMRWTGEPDKHWLGHWHGLQKTLWCAVGEITFHVNGEDILLTPGDKMILPPETVHSADAGPEGVVCYESPPVHENTSTFVETDESVAAPAKD; this is encoded by the coding sequence ATGGAAACCATCCCTCAAGTCATACAGTGGAGCCACCCCGAACCCGCCACCGAAGAACTGGTCAAGCAAGAAATCCGCGCCAGCGGCCTCAGCGCCATGCGCTGGACCGGCGAACCCGATAAACATTGGCTGGGGCACTGGCATGGCCTGCAGAAGACGCTGTGGTGTGCTGTTGGTGAAATAACCTTTCATGTTAATGGCGAGGACATCCTGCTTACGCCGGGCGACAAGATGATCCTGCCGCCGGAGACGGTGCACTCGGCCGATGCCGGACCGGAGGGTGTGGTCTGCTATGAATCGCCGCCGGTGCATGAGAACACCAGTACGTTCGTGGAGACGGATGAGTCGGTTGCTGCGCCAGCTAAAGATTAG
- a CDS encoding F0F1 ATP synthase subunit delta yields MTAKPAGLRLPDSVSSLQDLATLQLEVRAYARWLSHEAVKIKVHAKNISEPPPLSPAANQLIHDYTAGKPATPAGLDELVQQLEDRKKKAPTLTITLAGPPTRGLKGTLVGWCRENIAPDVLVNFQFNASILGGLVVRSGSHTFDWSFRRQILDNRAKFPEVLRHVR; encoded by the coding sequence ATGACGGCTAAGCCCGCCGGACTGCGCCTGCCCGACAGCGTCTCCTCCCTGCAGGACCTGGCAACGCTGCAGCTTGAAGTGCGGGCCTATGCCCGCTGGTTGTCGCACGAGGCAGTCAAGATCAAGGTGCACGCCAAGAATATCTCTGAACCGCCACCGCTTTCACCTGCCGCCAACCAGTTGATCCACGATTACACCGCCGGCAAACCGGCCACACCCGCCGGCCTGGACGAACTGGTGCAGCAGCTGGAAGACCGCAAGAAGAAAGCCCCGACCCTGACCATCACCCTGGCCGGGCCGCCGACGCGTGGGCTCAAGGGGACGTTGGTGGGCTGGTGCCGGGAGAACATCGCGCCGGACGTGCTGGTGAACTTCCAGTTCAATGCCAGCATCCTGGGCGGGCTGGTGGTGCGCAGCGGCAGTCATACCTTTGATTGGTCCTTCCGTCGGCAGATATTAGATAACCGTGCCAAGTTCCCGGAGGTGCTGCGCCATGTTCGATAA
- a CDS encoding sodium-transporting two-sector ATPase, whose protein sequence is MFDNQAFQRLVEADNLTGEVVGVNSFIVEVKGLEGVRLGAQVLFEDGQRGIVREAYGDRVILFNIDSERLAPGTLAVVENDVLQVPVGRELIGRVVTPMGVPLDGKGPVHAKKTSSIFNPAPGIMARSMLNEQLASGVTAVDSFFPIVLGQRIAILGDSKSGKSTFLSQLSANQEGSNKIVVYVLMGKRKVDVEKLLSGLRESGAMEHTIVVMADIFDSLTQSYLAPYAACAMAEFLWYGTGADGKGGEDVIIMYDDLSSHAEAYRQLSLLQEVDPGRDSYPGDIFYAHSSLLERAGKLKTNMKTLTSLPVVLTPNDDITAYLSTSIMSITDGQIIFDLGIFRQGIRPAVNAGLSVSRVGGQAQTRRQKRLSSTLFKTIARYKQAEEFSHFSSQLSKETRIDLTLGKYIFQVLQQPPEERRSLIEQMLLLETIMLSGGEMEIDVTALKASVREVAHKVKDVTDEETFDKLEAELLKKHGATQLEAAPADEKTTA, encoded by the coding sequence ATGTTCGATAACCAGGCATTCCAGCGGCTGGTGGAAGCCGATAATCTGACGGGTGAAGTGGTCGGCGTCAACAGCTTCATCGTCGAAGTCAAAGGCCTGGAGGGCGTGCGACTGGGCGCGCAGGTACTGTTTGAGGACGGTCAGCGCGGCATCGTGCGTGAGGCCTACGGCGACCGTGTGATTCTTTTTAACATCGATTCGGAACGGCTGGCGCCAGGAACGCTCGCCGTTGTCGAAAATGACGTACTGCAGGTGCCGGTGGGCCGCGAGCTGATCGGCCGGGTGGTGACGCCAATGGGCGTGCCGCTGGATGGCAAGGGGCCGGTCCATGCCAAAAAGACTTCCAGCATCTTCAATCCGGCGCCCGGTATCATGGCGCGCAGCATGCTGAACGAGCAGCTGGCCAGCGGCGTGACGGCCGTCGACAGCTTCTTCCCTATCGTGCTGGGACAGCGTATCGCCATCCTGGGCGACAGTAAATCTGGTAAGAGTACCTTCCTGAGCCAGCTCAGTGCCAACCAGGAGGGGTCGAATAAGATCGTGGTGTATGTGCTGATGGGCAAACGCAAGGTGGACGTGGAAAAACTGCTGTCCGGGCTGCGTGAATCCGGCGCCATGGAACATACCATCGTGGTCATGGCCGATATCTTTGATTCGTTGACGCAGTCATACCTGGCGCCCTATGCGGCCTGTGCCATGGCCGAATTCCTGTGGTACGGCACCGGTGCCGACGGCAAAGGCGGCGAGGACGTCATCATCATGTACGACGACCTGAGCAGCCACGCCGAAGCCTATCGCCAGCTGTCGCTGCTCCAGGAAGTAGACCCGGGCCGTGATTCCTACCCGGGCGATATCTTTTACGCCCACTCCTCCCTGCTGGAACGGGCCGGCAAGCTCAAGACCAACATGAAGACGCTGACCTCACTGCCGGTCGTACTGACGCCGAACGACGACATCACCGCTTATCTTTCCACCAGTATCATGTCCATCACCGATGGTCAGATCATCTTCGACCTGGGTATTTTCAGGCAAGGCATCCGGCCGGCGGTCAATGCCGGTCTGTCAGTCTCCCGTGTGGGCGGCCAGGCGCAGACCAGGCGGCAGAAACGGCTGTCATCAACCTTGTTCAAAACAATTGCGCGCTACAAGCAGGCCGAGGAATTCTCGCACTTCTCCTCGCAGCTTTCCAAAGAAACCCGCATCGACCTGACCCTGGGTAAATACATTTTTCAGGTATTGCAGCAGCCGCCGGAGGAACGCCGTTCGCTGATCGAGCAGATGTTGCTACTGGAGACCATCATGCTGAGCGGCGGTGAGATGGAGATTGATGTGACGGCACTGAAGGCATCAGTGCGTGAGGTGGCGCATAAGGTCAAGGACGTTACCGATGAGGAGACGTTCGATAAGTTGGAGGCGGAGCTGTTGAAGAAGCATGGGGCAACGCAGTTGGAAGCGGCGCCGGCTGATGAAAAAACAACAGCATAA
- a CDS encoding F0F1 ATP synthase subunit gamma, translated as MTRRPNAIEKEAKQIGTVKDLTGVFESLASTQVAKVKTKVELSKSFFQLIWKRYSAIRADPNARITNRELGDGRTVFVVISAEAGLSGDIDQRLVETMSHDYDPKTTDVIVLGSHGASQLSQRGIPYIRFFQVPETDRYINVMPVIEAVLPYSQIIVYYEEYVSLGVQDIKSIDLISSVKTMSEASDEDTMTTAETIFEPSLDEIADQMEMTMMTLALSQSIMESSLAQSASRFNAMAVAKKRANELLGDYMLEFHRAKRAESDRRLREVLIALKKKRRTQA; from the coding sequence ATGACCCGTCGCCCCAACGCGATTGAAAAAGAAGCCAAACAGATCGGCACCGTCAAGGACCTGACCGGTGTCTTTGAGAGTCTGGCCAGTACGCAGGTGGCCAAAGTCAAGACGAAGGTGGAGTTATCAAAAAGCTTCTTCCAGCTGATTTGGAAGCGCTATAGCGCCATCCGGGCCGATCCTAATGCCCGCATCACCAACCGGGAACTGGGCGATGGCCGCACGGTTTTTGTCGTAATTTCTGCCGAAGCCGGCCTGAGCGGTGATATCGACCAGCGGCTGGTCGAGACCATGAGCCATGATTACGACCCCAAGACGACCGATGTCATCGTGCTGGGTTCGCACGGAGCGTCGCAGTTATCTCAACGTGGTATTCCTTACATCAGATTCTTTCAAGTGCCAGAGACTGACCGCTATATCAACGTCATGCCGGTGATAGAAGCAGTGCTGCCCTATTCGCAGATTATCGTGTATTACGAGGAGTATGTGTCGCTGGGCGTGCAGGATATCAAATCAATCGACCTTATCTCCAGCGTCAAGACGATGAGCGAGGCTTCCGACGAAGACACCATGACAACGGCCGAGACCATCTTTGAGCCGTCGCTTGATGAGATTGCCGACCAGATGGAGATGACGATGATGACCCTGGCTCTCAGCCAGTCCATCATGGAGTCGAGCCTGGCACAGTCCGCCAGCCGCTTCAACGCAATGGCCGTCGCCAAAAAACGGGCCAATGAGCTACTGGGCGACTACATGCTGGAATTCCACCGCGCCAAGCGTGCCGAGAGTGACCGGCGGCTGCGCGAGGTGCTGATCGCGCTTAAGAAGAAGCGGCGGACGCAGGCCTAA
- a CDS encoding F0F1 ATP synthase subunit beta, whose amino-acid sequence MTKTASATHAKPAPAPAAKPAASVGVIRSLRGLMVEVQILGEMPDAKELLNVEGYPEIFLEVSYFKNGGAVCINLANSTALRCGQTVTRSYKKVTVPVGPKTLGRVFNALGEPLDEGVDVTEQRRSVAEPSGTKSYRSSKKLELLETGLKVIDFMTPFVKGRKIGIVGGAGVGKTVLTTEMIHNVSRSDKSMSIYCGVGERIREGNELYETLKDTDVLKNTVMFFGQMDSTPAIRSMVAPAAATAAEYFRDEEGKDILFFVDNIYRHIQALTELSTNLGLIPSEGGYSPLVFAELRRLQDRLSSTESGTITSVQAVYIPADDLSDPAVQAISQQLDSVLVLDRSIAETGIRPAVNLLKTTSSLLTPEVVGERHYRLAGRVQAIMQKYDSLKNIIAIVGENELSPADRADYQNAKKLIQFFNQDFSVAEKFSGRPGEYFTLEQTLDGIEAILESKPEGEEEKAAEPKKDAEKPEATSDDKGKKDEKK is encoded by the coding sequence ATGACAAAAACCGCCTCCGCCACTCACGCCAAGCCGGCCCCTGCCCCCGCTGCCAAGCCGGCAGCCAGCGTCGGCGTCATCCGCTCGCTGCGCGGGCTGATGGTGGAGGTGCAGATCCTGGGCGAGATGCCCGATGCCAAAGAGCTGCTGAACGTCGAGGGCTACCCGGAAATCTTCCTGGAGGTCAGTTATTTTAAGAACGGCGGCGCCGTCTGCATCAACCTGGCCAACAGCACGGCGCTGCGCTGCGGCCAGACCGTCACGCGCAGTTACAAGAAAGTCACCGTACCGGTGGGGCCAAAGACGCTGGGCCGCGTCTTTAACGCCCTGGGCGAACCGCTGGACGAAGGCGTCGATGTCACCGAGCAGCGCCGCTCCGTCGCCGAGCCCTCCGGCACCAAAAGCTACCGCAGCAGCAAGAAACTGGAACTGCTCGAAACCGGATTGAAAGTCATCGATTTCATGACGCCGTTCGTCAAAGGCCGTAAGATCGGCATCGTCGGCGGCGCCGGTGTCGGCAAGACGGTTCTGACGACGGAGATGATCCATAATGTCAGCCGCAGCGATAAGAGCATGTCCATTTACTGCGGTGTCGGTGAGCGTATCCGTGAAGGTAACGAATTATACGAGACGCTCAAGGACACCGACGTACTCAAGAATACGGTGATGTTCTTCGGCCAGATGGACAGCACGCCGGCCATCCGCTCGATGGTGGCGCCGGCCGCTGCCACCGCTGCCGAGTACTTCCGCGACGAAGAAGGCAAAGACATCCTGTTCTTCGTCGACAACATCTACCGTCATATCCAGGCGCTGACCGAGCTGTCCACCAACCTGGGCCTGATTCCGTCTGAAGGTGGCTATTCTCCCCTGGTCTTTGCCGAGCTGCGGCGCCTGCAGGACCGCCTCAGCTCCACCGAAAGCGGCACCATCACCTCCGTCCAGGCCGTCTATATCCCGGCGGATGACCTTTCCGACCCGGCGGTGCAGGCTATTTCGCAGCAGCTGGATTCCGTGCTGGTGCTTGACCGTTCCATCGCTGAGACCGGCATCCGACCGGCCGTCAACCTGCTAAAGACGACGTCGTCACTACTCACCCCGGAGGTCGTCGGCGAGCGCCATTACCGTCTGGCCGGCCGGGTGCAGGCCATCATGCAGAAGTACGACAGCCTGAAGAACATCATCGCCATCGTCGGTGAAAACGAGCTGTCACCCGCCGACCGGGCCGATTACCAGAACGCTAAAAAGTTAATCCAGTTTTTTAATCAGGACTTCTCGGTGGCGGAAAAGTTCAGCGGCCGGCCTGGCGAATACTTTACGCTGGAGCAGACGCTGGACGGCATCGAGGCCATCCTGGAAAGCAAGCCGGAAGGCGAAGAAGAAAAAGCTGCCGAGCCCAAGAAGGACGCCGAAAAGCCTGAGGCCACCAGTGACGACAAAGGCAAAAAAGACGAAAAGAAGTAG
- the dinD gene encoding DNA damage-inducible protein D — protein sequence MEKRVRRRSEPLFDSIKHVDDQGNEYWLGRELGAVLEYSSYEAFLEVINRAKLSVANTGIAVENHFRDIPKMVSIGYGNERNIGDVRITRYGCYIIAQNGSAARKPKIAAAQAYFALQTRKQELAERHDSDIKRLIARHEFTESDKRLSGAVLEKGVHPRGLAQIKQEGDKSMFGGKSTDEMKRAYGIVNKRIPWANRAPNVVLAAKSLANEMTATNLEDYAIDSYPQIMDENKGNNTEVRKALLERGIIPEEMPPEEDTDKIMRRVAAEDKRKALEE from the coding sequence ATGGAAAAAAGAGTGAGGCGCCGCTCGGAACCGCTGTTCGACTCGATCAAGCATGTGGACGACCAGGGCAACGAGTACTGGCTTGGAAGGGAATTGGGGGCGGTACTAGAGTATTCTTCATACGAAGCCTTTCTGGAGGTTATCAATAGAGCAAAGTTATCGGTTGCTAATACGGGTATAGCTGTGGAAAACCATTTCCGGGATATCCCGAAAATGGTTTCAATAGGTTACGGCAATGAGCGCAATATCGGAGATGTAAGGATTACGAGGTACGGCTGCTACATAATTGCCCAGAATGGCAGTGCCGCCCGCAAGCCAAAGATTGCTGCTGCACAGGCCTATTTTGCATTGCAAACTCGCAAGCAGGAGTTGGCGGAGCGTCACGACAGTGATATCAAGCGTCTTATTGCTCGACACGAATTTACCGAGTCCGACAAGCGCTTGTCTGGAGCTGTCTTGGAGAAGGGCGTACACCCTCGTGGACTTGCCCAGATTAAACAAGAGGGCGATAAGAGCATGTTTGGTGGCAAGAGTACCGATGAGATGAAGCGCGCCTATGGCATCGTGAACAAAAGAATCCCATGGGCAAACAGAGCTCCCAATGTTGTCTTGGCTGCCAAGAGCTTGGCTAACGAGATGACGGCCACTAACCTGGAAGACTATGCTATTGATAGCTACCCACAGATTATGGACGAAAACAAGGGCAACAACACTGAAGTAAGGAAGGCATTACTGGAGCGGGGAATCATTCCGGAGGAAATGCCACCCGAAGAAGATACGGACAAGATAATGCGGAGGGTGGCTGCCGAGGATAAGCGCAAGGCGCTTGAGGAGTAG